A window of Deltaproteobacteria bacterium genomic DNA:
AAATATAGGGGTGGGAAAGAATTGGACAGAGGCAAAAGTTTGATTATGAGGAGGAAATATGATTAACGAATATGAATTAAAATCTAAAACGGGCAAAGTTCTTGGAAATATAATGTGGAAGAAAAGTTTCTGGGATTTGTCGAAATTACCACAGGATTTAGCTGACAGACTGTCAGATTTGGATGTGTATACCATTATTCCCCGAGAAGGAAGCAATGATATGAAAATTTCTGTAACAACGAGAGATGAATTGTGGGCAAGTTGTGCAGCAGATATTTTAAAAAAAGAAGAAAGTGACATCGTTCTTGAACCCCTGGAGGGTGAATGAATTGTAATCCCCAAAGGATATTAATATGAGACGAAGACATGCGATTGATGTTAAAATTTTGATTATAGTTATCTTACTAATAGTGATATTTTTCATGGCTATCAATAGGGCGAGAAATAGAGGAAATATGAATTTTAATACTATTACAGCAGAAAAGGTAAGAATTGTCACACCCAAAGGAAATACTGTAATTGGTTTATCAAGCCAGAATGAAAAGGCATTTATTGAGATATTTAATGAAAGGGGTAAGCGTGTAGCTATCTTAGCGATTGTAAGTGAAGATGGAAGGCTCTATTTATCTACTGAAGAAGGGGAAATATAGACTTTTATTCTCTTTTTTGCCTCGGGATTACCTGGATTAAGACCCCGTGTAGTATAGCAAGTTACTACACGGGGTAAACAGATTAAGATAAAGAAATAATTTTATTTATTTATTTTTTCTTCTTTTCTTCGTAGCTACTCTTAATAATTTTTCTTTTTTTAAAATCTGCCTGCCCCGTGTAATATCCTAACGAAGAAATTCTATCTTGAAGTATTACACAGGGCCCAATCCAGAGAAATCCAGTGGCTAATATTCTTTTTACTTTTTGAGTGAGCAAAAAGTAAACAAAAACTCACCCGCTACAATAAAAAGACTAAAAATAGCTTACAAAAAGCTAAAAATAGAAAACTCGCTTTGCTCAGACATTCTATTTTCTTAACACTTCTTATAAACTATTTTCTATACGCCTTTTTATCTAATGCGGGAGATAAGAATACAGCAACCATCAACCACCAACCATGTTTATCCGTGGCTAATATTAATATGAGATTGCTTCTCCCCCTAAGGTCGGATCGCAATGGCAGAGGCTAAACTTTTCCTTGATATTTTCAGCAAAAAATGCAACAATTTCTATCAATGGATAAGATAATAGCAATTGTTAACCAGAAGGGTGGGGTAGGCAAAACTACCACTGCTGTGAATTTAGGTGCATCGTTGGCTTTAGCAGGGAAAAAGGTGTTGTTAATTGACCTGGACCCTCAGGCAAATGCCACCTCGGGATTAGGTTTTAATAAAAGAGACTATGAATTTAATATTTACCATGCTTTTATAGGGAGAGAAAAACTAAAAGATATAATATTGGAAACAGAAATAAAGAGTTTACATCTCATTCCTTCGCATATTGCCCTCATCGGGGTGGAAATTGAATTGGTTGATATGCAGAACAAAGAAAGTGTGCTAAAGAAGCTAATTGCAGATATTAAGAAGAAATACGATTACATATTAATAGATTGTCCACCATCATTAGGCATCTTGACAATAAACGCATTGGTAGCCGCAAATTCCGTTATTGTGCCTGTTCAATGTGAATATTACGCAATGGAAGGCTTGGCACATCTTTTAAATACTGTTCATTTAGTGAGAAAGTTATATAATTCTTCTCTCTGGGTAAGGGGCCTTTTATTAACTATGCATGATAAAAGAAATAATCTTTCGAGACAGGTTGTGGCGGAAGTAAAAAAACACTTTTCTAATGAAGTCTTTAAAACCCTTATTCCCCGCAATGTGCGGCTGAGCGAAGCACCCAGTTACGGCAGACCTGTTGTTACCTACAGCAGGAGTTCATCGGGTTCCCGCGGTTATTTATCGTTGGCTAAAGAGGTAATAGAAAATGACGGTTAAAAAAAAAGCTTTAGGTAGGGGATTAGATGCTTTACTTCCTGATTTCAATGAAAAGGATGTAAGACAAATAAATGTGAAATCGATTAAACCCAATCCCTTTCAACCCCGAGGAACTATAGATGACTCCAAGTTGAAGGAATTAGCACAATCCATAAAAGAAAAAGGATTGATTCAGCCTGTTGTAGTGAGACGAAAGAAAAATTATTATGAATTGGTGGTGGGTGAAAGACGATGGAAAGCGACAATTTTGGCAGGCCTGTCCGAAATTCCCGCTATTGTAAAAAATCTTAGTGATACAGAGTCTGTCGAAATAGCTATTATAGAAAATGTCCAGAGAAAAAACCTATCACCAATAGAGGAAGCTATGGCCTACAAAAGGTTGATTAAAAATTTTGGATATACTCAAGAAAAGGTAGCAAAGAAAATAGGTAAAAATAGAACGACTATTGCCAACATCTTAAGAATACTTGATTTGCCGCAGGAAATTATAAATATGGTTCATGAAGGTAAAATTACCCCAGGTCATGCTCGAGCCTTGCTTACTTTCAAAAATGATAAAAAGAAAATTTATTGGGCAAATGAAATAAAAAGAAAAAAATTGACGGTAAGAGAAATAGAAAATCTAAAAGATAGGGATGAAAAAAAAGCTATATCTCAATCTATTTCAAATAAAATAAAACTGCCTGTCAGTATAAGAGGAACATTGGAGAAGGGAAAATTGGAGATAAGATTTAATAGCAAGAAGGAATTAAAGAGATTACTTTCTCTTTTTGATTTTTAACACAATATGCTCAAAAAGGTATTTTTACCCATACTTTTTGTTTTTATCTTTTCGTTTTCTGCCTATGCAAATACAACAATAAATGTCAGTGGAGTAGTAAAAAATGCGCATGGCGAACCAGTATGCGGAGCATGCGTTAAACTTCTTCATGATGATAAGCAGATAGCAGAAGCATACTCTGGAGATAATGGAGCATATAATCTTACTGCAAGTTTAGATGAAAAACCCGATAATCTTTATATACAATTTTATAAAAGCAATTACAAAAAGGTAACAAAAAATATATCTGTTTATAGCTATGATACACGAAAGCAAATGTATCTCTTCCATGCAAGTCCTATATTAGATAGAACAATTACTCCCGCATTTTATATTTCTCTTTTTGCTCTTATTATGGTTTTTGTGTTGATTTCATTAGAGCTGGTGCATAGAACATTAGCAGCATCCTTAGGTGCTGCTCTGGTTTTATTCATCTCTTATACTCTGGGCACTTTTAATGAAAGTTATTTTATCATTTCATTTGAAGAAGCGGCAAAATCTATAGATTTAAATGTAATACTACTCTTGATGGGAATGATGATCATCGTTGGCGTGATGAAAAAAACAGGTGTTTTCCAATGGCTGGCATATAAATCCTTTTCCATTTCAAAGGGGAATGTATTTTTACTTTCCGTAATTTTCATGTTTATTACTGCCATTTTATCTGCTTTTTTGGATAATGTAACCACTATGCTTCTTATCGCTCCTATTTCTATAGAGATTGCACTGGTTTTGGGTATATCTCCCTTTAGCTTACTTATACCGACGGTCTTAGCCTCAAATATGGGGGGAACATCTACATTGATAGGCGACCCCCCCAATATTTTGATAGGTTCTTATACTCATTTAACATTCAATGATTTTCTCATCAACCTCTTTCCCGTTATACTGATTATTTTAGTTGTCAATGTGTTTTTAATGAAACTTTATTATGGAAAAGAATACAAAAAAGCGAAAATAAAAAATATAGATGAACTTTTAACCAAGTTAAAGAAAGAATATAAGATAACAGACAGAAAACTCCTCAAATATTGTCTCTTTGTTCTGATTTTTGTCGTATTTATGTTTATCGTTCATGGCTTTTTAAATATGGAGCCCTGTATTGCTGCTTTGACAGGCGCGGCTGTGCTTCTCGTGATAAGCGGGGTGGACATTGTAGGTGTAATAGAAAAAGAAGTAGAATGGCCTACGCTTGTTTTTTTTATTATGCTGTTTATTGTGGTAGGAGCTGTGATCTCTACTGGTGTGATTCAACTCATTGGGTCCTGGATAGGGAATCTTGCCGGTGGCAATTTAATTGTAGCTATAATACTAATTATATGGGTTTCTGCCATTGCCTCGGCTGTTGTTGATAATATCCCATTTACAGCGACTATGCTCCCGGTGGTGGCTTATCTGACATCTACTATTCCTTCCTCTCGTCCCGATATTTTATGGTGGGCATTGTCTTTAGGTGCCTGTTTGGGAGGAAATGGGACACTTATTGGGGCAAGTGCAAATATTGTTACTGCTGGATTTGCAGAAAGATCGGGGTTTCCGTTAAGATTTGTAGATTTTCTTAAGGTTGGCGGACCGGTAACAGTGGTGAGTTTGATCATTGCTACTCTGTGGCTGATTATTGGAGGATAAATGCAGTTGGTATGTATTGCAAAGGGCTCTCCATCTGGTGAAAGAGCAGCTAAAAAGGCAGCAGAAATAGCCAAAAAAGATGGATATAATAAGATTTCGCTTTTGTTTATTGTTGATGTAGATTTTCTTTCAAAGAGTTTAACAGGATATACAAAGGAAGAAAATAGAGCAAAAGAAGGACTTGTGCACATTGGAAAAACAATTATGGAAAAGCTGAAGAAAATCATATTGGATATTTTTCCTCAGGTAAATGTAAGGAAGATTTTTAGAGAAGGTTCAACGGCAGAAATTATTAGATGTTTTGTGAAAAACAATACGATTGCTAAACTTATCATTCCTAAAGAGGAGAGGGGTCCTATTGAAAAAACATTAGTAGGTGGAGACATTGAATCATTTATCAACGAATTATCCAAGTATACGAAGATTATTATTGTGGTATAACCACACTTGCATAAAGAGGGTATGTATGATAAATTTGCATCAATAAATTGGAGGATGGAGAGAAATGGTAGAACTTAACAGCATGATTATTGCACAGATAATTGCTTTTTTGCTTCTTCTTTTCTTGCTTAATATTATACTATATAAACCTATTCTTTTTACAATGGGTAAGCGTAGAGAGAATGTAGAATCTCAACTTTCACAGGCAAAAAAAGTTACCGAGAATGCAGAAAAGAAAAAAGTGGAGCATAAAAAGATATTGGAAAATGCTCGGGTAGATGGAAAAAAATTGTACAATGATCTCATCTTGGAGGCAATTTCGAAGAGGGATAAGCTTTTACACGAAACAAACGAGAGGTTAAAAACAGAAATTCATGATTTTAATGATCATGTGAAAGAAACAAAAAAAGGAGAATTAGAACAGGGAAAAAGTCTTTCTAATAGTATTGCCGATGAGATATTTAAAAAACTTGCTTAAGGATAAGTTATGAAATTGTTATTGTTTGTTGCTCTTATGCTGTTTCCTATCTATGCTTATGGTGGCGAAGAAACACTCTCTGCACATATGATGTGGAGGGTTATTAATTTTGTTATCTTCGTTGCGTTTCTGTATTATGTGTTAAAAAAACCGGCAGGTGCTTTCTTTAAGAATAGAAGAGAAAAAATATGGAAAGAGATGGATGATGCAGAAAAATCCTATCAAGAAGCTATAAAAATGCTCAAAGAGGCAGAGGAAAAACTATCTCGAGTGGACATGGAAATAGAAAAAATTATAAGTTTGAACCGTACTATAGGAATAAAAGAAGCGGAAAACATATCAGAAAAAGCCAAAGAGATGATAGAGATAATCAAGCGCAGTAAAAGTTTAGAAAAAGAAATGATAGAGAAAAATGCGCGGAGAGAAATTATAACAAGCATTGTGGATCAAGCAATCGAAAAGGCAAAAAAGCATTTAGCAGAAGCAACAGATTTATCTCTTCACAGGAAAATAAATGCAAAATCTCTTGCTGCTTTAGGAGATGAGGTAAGATGAGGGGGACAGAAAAAATTGCACGACGCTATGCGAAATCTTTAATGAAATTATGTGAGGATTATAGATACAATTATGATGATGCAGGGAATAGTATAGAAAATTTGTTAGAAACATTGAAAGCTAACGGAGAATTGATGTCTGTGTTGAAATCTCCAATAGTTACAAAGGAAAAAAAGATAGATATTTTTTCTAAGGTATTTCAAGTATTGGAAATGTCCGAAGGGTTACAAAAATTTGTAAAGTATTTGATAGTCAATCGTAGGGGAAATATATTAGAAAATATATATTTTTCTTTTTCTGAAATGGTTGACGAAAAGCTTGGTAGAGCAAAAGCTAAGGTAAAATCAGTTGTTTCTCTTTCTATTAGAGAAGAAGAGGAAATTAAACAATTTTTGGAAAAAGCATTGGGTAAAACAGTAGAGATAGAAGGTGATATTGATAAAGATATAATTGGTGGACTATGGATTCAGGTAGGGGATGTTATTTTCGATGGAAGTGTAAGAGGGTTTCTTTTCCATTTAAAGAAAAAACTTATTAATATGGAGATGTAAGGAGTGTTTATATGCAGATTAAAGCAAGCGAGATAAGTGATGTCATTAGAAAAGAGATAGAAGGAACAGATTATAAAGTTGATGTTCAAGAAACAGGTGTTGTGCTTTCCGTAGGGGATGGTGTTGCGCGTGTATATGGTTTAAACAATGTGATGGCAAGTGAAATGGTGGAATTTTCCAATGGTGTGTATGGTCTGGCTATGAACTTAGAAGAGGATAATATAGGCGTTATCATAATGGGTGCGGATACAGGTATAAAGGAAGGAGATATTGCAAAAAGGACAAAACGGATCATTGAGGTGCCTGTAGGCGAAGAAACGGTAGGTAGGGTAGTAAATGCGTTAGGTCAACCCATAGATGGTAAAGGAGCCATCAATGCAAAGCACAGCAGGAGAATAGAAGTTAAAGCTCCCTCTATTGTGTGGAGAGACCCTGTATCTGAACCACTGCAAACCGGTATAAAGGCAATAGATACAATGATACCTATTGGAAGGGGACAAAGAGAACTTATCATTGGAGATAGACAGGTGGGAAAAACCGCTATTTCTATTGATGCCATTATAAATCAACGGGATACAGATGTTTACTGTATATATGTTGCTATAGGGCAAAAGAGATCTTCTGTGGCAAGAGTCTGTAAAGTATTGGAGGAACATGGAGCAATGGAATACACGACCGTTGTTGCTGCTACAGCATCAGATCCGGCAGCACTTCAGTATATTGCACCGTATACGGGGGCAACAATGGGAGAATATTTTAGGGATTCTGGCAGGCATGCATTGATTGTGTATGATGATTTGACAAAACATGCACAGGCATATCGTCAAATGGCCTTGCTTTTAAGAAGGCCGCCGGGCAGAGAAGCTTATCCCGGCGATGTTTTTTATCTCCATTCTCGTTTGCTGGAGAGAGCAGCAAAGATGAGTAGCACGAAGGGTGGAGGTTCACTTACCGCTTTACCGATTATTGAAACGCAAGCAGGTGATGTTTCTGCTTATATTCCTACCAATGTTATATCTATCACCGATGGTCAAATATATCTCGAGACAGATCTTTTTTATGCAGGTATAAGGCCAGCACTTAATGTAGGTATTTCCGTATCCAGGGTAGGAGGAGCGGCTCAAATCAAGGCTATGAAGAGCGTTGCCGGTACATTAAGGTTGTTCCTTGCTCAATATAGAGAGATGGCAGCGTTTGCCCAGTTTGGCAGTGAGTTGGACAAGGTAACACAACAGCAATTGCATAGAGGGGTTCGGCTAACAGAAATACTGAAACAGCCTCAGTACAAGCCATTGCCAGTAGGGAAACAAGTACTCATCATATATGCCGGTGTAAATGGTTATCTGGATGTTTATCCGGTGGATAAATGTAGAAGATACGAGGAAGAATTGTATAAGTTTGTCGATGCCCGTTACCCGGAAGTATTAAAAGAAATAGAAGAGAAAAAAGTAATGAATGATGCGTTGAAGGAAAAGACAAATAAGGCATTGGAAGAATTTAAGGAAATTTTCAAAGCTGAAGAGTAAAATATGGCCACTACAAGAGATATTAAAAGAAAAATTGGCAGTATAGTAAAAACGCAGCAGATTACAAGAGCGATGAAAATGGTGGCTGCTGCCAAGTTAAGAAGAATTCAGGAATCAACTCTTCATCTGAGGTTTTACTCAACAAAAATTGAGGAGTTGATGACTGGCTTATTAAAAGGAGCATCTTTGGCTTCCCATCCTCTTTTTCGTTATGGAGATGTTAAAAATGTTGAACTTATCATTATCACTGCAGACAGAGGATTATGTGGTTCTTTTAACCATAATGTGCTTAAAAAAGCAGAGGACATGATAAAGAATTTTGATAAAGAGGGAAAGACTGTTTCTCTTACCGTTATTGGTCGTCATGGTTATAATTATTTGAAATTTAGAGGATATAGTTTCCGTAAAACATATATGAATATTCTAAGTAAAGAAGCAAAATTTACAGATGCAATGGAAATAATGGATGATGTGATGAATATATTCTTAGAAGAGAAATTAGATGAGGTTCATTTAATATACAATAGGTTTGTTAATACCTTGGTCCAAAAAGTGACGGTTAAACAAGTGTTTCCGCTGAGTGTGGAAAAAACAGAAAGAGAAGTAGTAGCACAACACATCTTTGAACCATCTATGGAAGAAGTATTGGAGTCTTTGCTTCCTCGCTATGTATATATTTTATTGTATAGTGCAATGCTGGAATCCCTGGCTAGTGAACATGCAGCGCGAATGACTGCAATGGACAATGCAACTAAAAATGCAGATGATATGGTTAGAATGCTTACCTTGTCATTTAATAATGCGCGGCAAATAGCTATTACCAGGGAGTTAATAGAAATTACCACGAGCGTTGAAGCTATGAAATATTAAAAGGGGTGGAATAAATATGGAGAAGGAGAAAAAGGGCAAAATTGCTCAGGTAATGGGTCCGGTAGTAGATGTAGAATTTGAAGAGGCAGCGTTACCTCCCATTTATACGGCATTGGTTGTGCCTAAGGAGAAAATAGAAGGCTTAGAATCAGACCTATTCTTGGAGGTTGCACTACATTTGGGTGAAAACAGAGTAAGAACAATAGCCATGGATTCTACTGATGGATTGGTAAAAGGTACGGAAGTAATAAATACA
This region includes:
- a CDS encoding F0F1 ATP synthase subunit alpha codes for the protein MQIKASEISDVIRKEIEGTDYKVDVQETGVVLSVGDGVARVYGLNNVMASEMVEFSNGVYGLAMNLEEDNIGVIIMGADTGIKEGDIAKRTKRIIEVPVGEETVGRVVNALGQPIDGKGAINAKHSRRIEVKAPSIVWRDPVSEPLQTGIKAIDTMIPIGRGQRELIIGDRQVGKTAISIDAIINQRDTDVYCIYVAIGQKRSSVARVCKVLEEHGAMEYTTVVAATASDPAALQYIAPYTGATMGEYFRDSGRHALIVYDDLTKHAQAYRQMALLLRRPPGREAYPGDVFYLHSRLLERAAKMSSTKGGGSLTALPIIETQAGDVSAYIPTNVISITDGQIYLETDLFYAGIRPALNVGISVSRVGGAAQIKAMKSVAGTLRLFLAQYREMAAFAQFGSELDKVTQQQLHRGVRLTEILKQPQYKPLPVGKQVLIIYAGVNGYLDVYPVDKCRRYEEELYKFVDARYPEVLKEIEEKKVMNDALKEKTNKALEEFKEIFKAEE
- a CDS encoding ParA family protein, translated to MDKIIAIVNQKGGVGKTTTAVNLGASLALAGKKVLLIDLDPQANATSGLGFNKRDYEFNIYHAFIGREKLKDIILETEIKSLHLIPSHIALIGVEIELVDMQNKESVLKKLIADIKKKYDYILIDCPPSLGILTINALVAANSVIVPVQCEYYAMEGLAHLLNTVHLVRKLYNSSLWVRGLLLTMHDKRNNLSRQVVAEVKKHFSNEVFKTLIPRNVRLSEAPSYGRPVVTYSRSSSGSRGYLSLAKEVIENDG
- a CDS encoding universal stress protein; amino-acid sequence: MQLVCIAKGSPSGERAAKKAAEIAKKDGYNKISLLFIVDVDFLSKSLTGYTKEENRAKEGLVHIGKTIMEKLKKIILDIFPQVNVRKIFREGSTAEIIRCFVKNNTIAKLIIPKEERGPIEKTLVGGDIESFINELSKYTKIIIVV
- a CDS encoding ATP synthase F0 subunit B; this encodes MKLLLFVALMLFPIYAYGGEETLSAHMMWRVINFVIFVAFLYYVLKKPAGAFFKNRREKIWKEMDDAEKSYQEAIKMLKEAEEKLSRVDMEIEKIISLNRTIGIKEAENISEKAKEMIEIIKRSKSLEKEMIEKNARREIITSIVDQAIEKAKKHLAEATDLSLHRKINAKSLAALGDEVR
- the atpH gene encoding ATP synthase F1 subunit delta, with protein sequence MRGTEKIARRYAKSLMKLCEDYRYNYDDAGNSIENLLETLKANGELMSVLKSPIVTKEKKIDIFSKVFQVLEMSEGLQKFVKYLIVNRRGNILENIYFSFSEMVDEKLGRAKAKVKSVVSLSIREEEEIKQFLEKALGKTVEIEGDIDKDIIGGLWIQVGDVIFDGSVRGFLFHLKKKLINMEM
- the atpG gene encoding ATP synthase F1 subunit gamma, which translates into the protein MATTRDIKRKIGSIVKTQQITRAMKMVAAAKLRRIQESTLHLRFYSTKIEELMTGLLKGASLASHPLFRYGDVKNVELIIITADRGLCGSFNHNVLKKAEDMIKNFDKEGKTVSLTVIGRHGYNYLKFRGYSFRKTYMNILSKEAKFTDAMEIMDDVMNIFLEEKLDEVHLIYNRFVNTLVQKVTVKQVFPLSVEKTEREVVAQHIFEPSMEEVLESLLPRYVYILLYSAMLESLASEHAARMTAMDNATKNADDMVRMLTLSFNNARQIAITRELIEITTSVEAMKY
- a CDS encoding ParB/RepB/Spo0J family partition protein gives rise to the protein MTVKKKALGRGLDALLPDFNEKDVRQINVKSIKPNPFQPRGTIDDSKLKELAQSIKEKGLIQPVVVRRKKNYYELVVGERRWKATILAGLSEIPAIVKNLSDTESVEIAIIENVQRKNLSPIEEAMAYKRLIKNFGYTQEKVAKKIGKNRTTIANILRILDLPQEIINMVHEGKITPGHARALLTFKNDKKKIYWANEIKRKKLTVREIENLKDRDEKKAISQSISNKIKLPVSIRGTLEKGKLEIRFNSKKELKRLLSLFDF
- a CDS encoding ArsB/NhaD family transporter, producing MLKKVFLPILFVFIFSFSAYANTTINVSGVVKNAHGEPVCGACVKLLHDDKQIAEAYSGDNGAYNLTASLDEKPDNLYIQFYKSNYKKVTKNISVYSYDTRKQMYLFHASPILDRTITPAFYISLFALIMVFVLISLELVHRTLAASLGAALVLFISYTLGTFNESYFIISFEEAAKSIDLNVILLLMGMMIIVGVMKKTGVFQWLAYKSFSISKGNVFLLSVIFMFITAILSAFLDNVTTMLLIAPISIEIALVLGISPFSLLIPTVLASNMGGTSTLIGDPPNILIGSYTHLTFNDFLINLFPVILIILVVNVFLMKLYYGKEYKKAKIKNIDELLTKLKKEYKITDRKLLKYCLFVLIFVVFMFIVHGFLNMEPCIAALTGAAVLLVISGVDIVGVIEKEVEWPTLVFFIMLFIVVGAVISTGVIQLIGSWIGNLAGGNLIVAIILIIWVSAIASAVVDNIPFTATMLPVVAYLTSTIPSSRPDILWWALSLGACLGGNGTLIGASANIVTAGFAERSGFPLRFVDFLKVGGPVTVVSLIIATLWLIIGG